A stretch of Flavobacterium sp. N2270 DNA encodes these proteins:
- a CDS encoding sodium:solute symporter family protein has protein sequence MHTIDYIIFVVYMLAMLGVGFYFYKKNTSSEDFYVSGRNMSSWHIGLSVVATDVGGGFSIGLGGLGFTMGISGSWMLFTGLIGAWLSAVFLIPKVSKLGHQHKFFTFPQIFNHFYNGKVALLAGVISAIGYIGFTSSQVLAGAKLASATIDGLDLQWALVVMGAIAVIYTAVGGLKAVIYTDTIQWIILIAGLVFIGIPIAYNAVGGYDVIKATLAPEYLSLTNVSWHQLLNWSVTIIPIWFIGMTLYQRIYACKDEKEAKKAWFIAGLFEWPIMAFMGVILGMLAKVAATQGMFEGITNASTMDSEMGLPILLSTILPVGLMGLMLSSYFSAILSTADSCLMAASGNIVTDIISKFYKKELTQKKLLRLSQIVTLSVGVFAILLASQMQNVLELMLYSYAFMVSGLFVPVLGALFWKKSNPIAAFWSMLLGGSTTIGLILSNNKLPFNINLPEHLDANIFGISVSLITFILLSNYHYKKNNNGIQNH, from the coding sequence ATGCACACCATAGATTATATAATCTTTGTGGTTTACATGTTAGCAATGCTAGGTGTAGGCTTTTATTTTTACAAAAAAAACACTTCCTCCGAAGATTTTTACGTTAGTGGACGAAACATGAGCAGTTGGCACATTGGTTTATCCGTTGTGGCAACAGATGTTGGTGGTGGTTTTTCAATTGGTTTAGGTGGATTAGGTTTCACTATGGGAATTTCAGGTTCATGGATGTTGTTTACGGGTTTAATTGGTGCTTGGTTAAGTGCTGTATTTTTAATTCCTAAAGTAAGTAAATTAGGTCATCAACATAAATTTTTCACCTTTCCTCAAATTTTCAATCATTTTTATAACGGAAAAGTAGCTTTATTGGCCGGAGTTATTTCTGCTATTGGTTACATTGGATTTACTAGTTCACAAGTTTTAGCTGGAGCCAAATTAGCTTCTGCAACAATTGATGGATTAGATTTGCAATGGGCTTTAGTAGTTATGGGAGCAATTGCAGTTATTTATACGGCTGTTGGTGGTTTAAAGGCGGTTATTTATACGGATACCATTCAATGGATAATTTTAATTGCTGGTTTGGTTTTTATTGGAATACCGATTGCTTATAACGCAGTTGGTGGTTATGATGTCATCAAAGCAACGTTAGCTCCTGAATATTTATCCTTAACTAATGTTTCTTGGCACCAACTTTTAAATTGGTCTGTTACTATAATTCCAATTTGGTTTATCGGAATGACTTTATACCAACGAATTTACGCTTGTAAAGACGAAAAGGAAGCCAAAAAAGCTTGGTTTATTGCTGGTTTATTTGAATGGCCAATAATGGCTTTTATGGGAGTAATTCTTGGAATGTTAGCCAAAGTAGCTGCTACACAAGGAATGTTTGAAGGAATTACCAATGCCTCAACAATGGATAGTGAAATGGGATTGCCTATTTTATTAAGTACTATTCTTCCCGTTGGTTTAATGGGATTAATGCTTTCTTCATATTTTTCTGCAATTTTATCTACTGCTGATAGTTGTCTAATGGCTGCTTCTGGAAATATTGTTACAGATATTATTTCTAAGTTCTATAAAAAAGAATTAACACAGAAAAAATTATTACGTTTATCTCAGATTGTAACACTTTCAGTAGGTGTATTTGCTATATTGTTAGCTTCACAAATGCAAAACGTTTTAGAGCTCATGCTTTACTCCTACGCTTTTATGGTTTCTGGATTATTTGTACCTGTTTTAGGAGCTTTATTCTGGAAAAAAAGCAATCCAATTGCTGCTTTTTGGAGTATGTTACTTGGTGGTTCAACAACGATTGGACTTATTCTTTCAAATAATAAATTACCCTTTAATATAAATTTACCTGAACATTTAGATGCAAATATATTCGGAATTAGCGT
- a CDS encoding YifB family Mg chelatase-like AAA ATPase: MLIKVFGSAVFGVEATTITVEVNIDKGIGYHLVGLPDSAIKESSYRIAAALKNNNYNLPGKKITINMAPADLRKEGSAYDLTLAIGILVASGQIKAEDVANYIIMGELSLDGSLQPIKGALSIAIKAKEEGFKGIMLPIQNVKEAAIVEGIDVYGIENVLQVIDFFEGRGNLEPTIIDSSEEFNKTLEFPEHDFADVKGQESIKRCMEIAAAGGHNIILIGPPGSGKTMLAKRLPSILPPMTMKEALETTKIHSVAGKTKEGGLMAQRPFRSPHHTASSVSLVGGGSYPQPGEISLAHNGVLFLDELPEFKREVLEVMRQPLEDREVTIARAKFTITYPSSFMLVASMNPSPGGYFNDPNAPVSSSPMEMQRYLSKISGPLLDRIDIHIEVTPVPFEKLTETRKAESSVIIRERVSKARQLQSIRFESFENIHYNAQMGSKQIREFCELDETSLQLLKTAMERLNLSARAYDRILKVARTIADLEASHTVMSHHIAEAIQYRSLDREGWLG, translated from the coding sequence ATGTTAATTAAAGTATTTGGAAGCGCCGTTTTTGGCGTTGAAGCCACGACTATTACTGTAGAAGTAAATATCGACAAAGGAATAGGCTACCACTTGGTAGGATTACCAGATTCCGCAATTAAAGAAAGTAGTTACCGAATTGCTGCTGCTCTTAAAAATAACAATTATAATCTTCCTGGAAAAAAAATCACGATAAATATGGCTCCTGCCGATTTGCGTAAAGAAGGCTCTGCTTATGATTTAACTTTAGCTATAGGAATTTTAGTAGCTTCTGGACAAATTAAAGCGGAAGATGTCGCTAATTATATTATAATGGGCGAATTATCTTTAGATGGAAGTTTACAACCTATTAAAGGCGCTTTATCTATTGCTATTAAGGCAAAAGAGGAAGGATTTAAAGGAATAATGTTACCTATTCAAAATGTAAAAGAAGCTGCAATTGTGGAAGGAATTGATGTATATGGAATTGAAAACGTTTTACAAGTAATTGATTTTTTTGAAGGTAGAGGAAACCTAGAACCAACCATAATTGATTCTTCAGAGGAATTTAATAAAACGTTAGAATTTCCAGAACATGATTTTGCGGATGTGAAAGGACAAGAAAGCATTAAACGTTGCATGGAAATTGCTGCTGCTGGTGGGCATAATATAATTTTAATTGGTCCGCCTGGTTCGGGAAAAACGATGTTAGCCAAGCGTTTGCCAAGTATTTTGCCACCAATGACAATGAAAGAAGCTTTGGAAACAACCAAAATTCATTCAGTTGCAGGTAAAACAAAAGAAGGAGGTTTAATGGCTCAACGACCATTTCGAAGTCCACATCATACCGCAAGTTCTGTTTCACTTGTAGGAGGAGGGAGTTATCCTCAACCTGGCGAAATTTCGTTAGCGCATAATGGTGTTTTATTTTTAGATGAATTGCCAGAATTTAAACGAGAAGTTTTAGAAGTAATGCGTCAACCTTTAGAAGATAGGGAAGTTACGATTGCAAGAGCAAAATTTACGATTACTTATCCATCTTCATTTATGTTAGTTGCCAGTATGAATCCAAGTCCAGGTGGATATTTTAATGATCCGAATGCTCCAGTTTCATCTTCACCTATGGAAATGCAACGGTATTTAAGTAAGATTTCTGGTCCTTTATTAGACAGAATTGATATTCATATTGAAGTTACTCCGGTTCCTTTTGAAAAACTTACAGAAACAAGAAAAGCTGAAAGTAGTGTTATAATTAGAGAACGCGTTTCAAAAGCAAGACAATTGCAATCAATCCGATTTGAATCGTTTGAAAATATTCATTATAACGCCCAAATGGGTTCAAAGCAAATTCGAGAATTTTGTGAACTTGACGAAACTTCTTTACAATTATTAAAAACAGCTATGGAGCGATTGAATTTATCTGCTAGGGCTTATGATAGAATTTTAAAAGTTGCTCGTACAATTGCCGATTTAGAAGCAAGCCATACTGTTATGTCACATCATATAGCAGAAGCTATTCAGTATAGAAGTTTAGATAGAGAAGGTTGGTTAGGATAA